In the Halobacteriovoraceae bacterium genome, CAGAGTCAGAGAAAAAACCGATGAAATTGGACTTGTAAGAAAAACTAAATCATACTCAGAGTCACAAGTGGAAATACGTATTTTTGATGTCAACAGTAATAAAGAAATATACACGGATGTATTGAGAGGTTTAGCTGACGAATCTTCTTATAAGTTTTTTAAAACAGCACGCGAAGATCAACTTCTTAATCGCAGAAATCTAATGAGATATTCAGTGAGAATCGCAGTTAGAAGATCCATTCCAAAACTTTTATCTCTTTCAAAAAAACTAGAATGGATAGGAAGAGTGGCCAAAATTGTCGGCAACAAGATTTATATTAATGCTGGTAGAAAAAGTGGAATTCAAGTTTCTGATATTTTAAAAGTCATTACCGAAGGACAGGATATTTTTGATCCAGAAACAGGTGCATTAATTGGAGTTTCACGTGGTGAAATTAAAGGAACCGTCGAAGTTATAGATTATGTGGGGATTGATGGCGCAGTTGCTATTTTACATTCGGGAGGATCTGTATTAGAAGGTGACTACGTCATGTTATACTAATAATTGAGATCCAAAATGTATTCACTCCTAAAAAAATGTTTGTTTCAAATTGATCCAGAAGTAGCTCATAATTTGATAATTAATTTAATGGGTAAGTTTCCTAAAACATCGGAAGTATTTTGCCAAAATAATATTGGAGAAGACGAAAAGTATAAATGTTTCGGAAAAAATATGTCCTGGCCCTTTCCAATCGGACTGGCCGCTGGACTTGATAAAAACTCAAAGGCCGTTTCATTCCTATCAAAACTCTATTTTGGTGCTATTGAAGTTGGTACTGTTACACCCCTTGCACAACCCGGAAACCCTATGCCAAGATTATTTCGCTACCCTGATGAGCAAAATCTTAGAAATCAAATGGGTTTTAATAATAACGGAATGGAGGAGATGCGCCAAAATATTCTTGGACAAAATAGGAATAACAAAGCTTTAGGAATCAATCTTGGAAAGAATAAGGTGACCTCAAGCGAAGAGGCGTGGAGAGATTATCAAAAGTCATACACTTTTCTTAAAGACCAAGCAGATTATATTGTTGTGAATGTTTCATCACCAAATACTCCGGGACTTAGAGATCTACAAACTTCAAAAGGATTAGAAGATATTTTAAAATCAATCGTTGATGTTAGAGAAAAAGACGATCCAGCTTTATTTGTAAAAGTATCTCCTGATTTAAATTTACAAGATCTAGATTCGATAATTGATCTTGTGAATGATTTTAATATTCAAGGTCTTATTGCAACTAATACTACGATAATGCCTGAGTATGGAACAGGAGGAATGTCTGGAAAAATCTTATTTCCGAAAAGCAAAAAAATTCGTTCTCATATTTTAAAACGTATTGAAAATATGAATTTAGATTTAATCGGTGTCGGTGGTTTTTCAAGTTTCGAAGAAATCTATGATTTTTGGAGAGAGGGTGGGACATTTGTTCAAATTTATTCTAGTTTTATTTTCCAAGGGCCCAAAATATTGAGTGATATCAAAAAAGGAATAGATTCCAAGATTTTAGAATATAAAGTGAGTTCATTTCAAGAATTTCTTCAAAAGTTACGATAATTTTTTTGGCATTCTTATTTTAAAAGTTGTATTGAAACCTTCGATTGGTTTAACAAGGGACAATTTACTATCAGCACTGTTTAAAATTTCCTTACAAAGACCAAGCCCAATACCTCTTCCTGAACGATTTCCTTTAGTCGTGAAAAAGGAATCAAATATTTTGTCTTGAATTTTTTCAGGAATTCCGCTACCTGTATCACTAAAGAACATATCAAGAAAATCACCTTCATCATTAAAATGTATTTTTATCAATCGTTGGGGTTGTTCTTTTGATATTGAATCAATTGAGTTTGCTAGTAAGCTTACAAAAACTTGCAAAAATTCTCCATAATGACATTTTACAGTATATTCTTCAAACGGAAATATGGCATCAACTGAAATATCTTTGTTCTTAAGAGTACTATCTGACAGTAAAATAGAATCTTCCAATATTGTAGAAATACAATGCTCTTCTTTATCTAAGTTATCTACTGGTCGAACATATATTTTTACACCCTGAACGATCTGTTTAACCCTACTGATCGTTTTTTCCATACGCATGAGAGTATAAATCGTTCTATCTTGAGGTTCATTTGTTTTAATAGATCTCTCTAAAGATTTTGTAATATTCATAAGTACTGTGAGTGGATTGTTAACTTGATGAAGAATGTCTGCAAGCATTTCTCCAAGGCTAGCAAAACGAGACGATTTTGTGATGTAATTCTCTAAGTTTTTTAATTTAGTTGTATCAAAACTTATAACTAAAATTTTGTTTTGCTCAGAATATTTTACTCCAACAAGCCAAAATTTTCTTAATTCTCCTCTTATTTCAATATCAGCTTCTTCAGAAAGTTGGACATCCTCAGAATCTAGTACCTCTTGAACAAACCTTTTGAAATTTCCGTTTTGAGTGTAAAAACCAACTTCTTTCCCGATGAAATCTTCAGGCTTCATATCAACAATATCAGCAAGTGTTTTATTTACACCTAGATATTTCATATCAGTACTAATCCATGAAATAGTACAGGGAGTATGATCCAAAATCGTATTTAATTTCTCAACTTGTTCAGTCGCACTTGCGTAGGAATCATAAAGTTTTTTTAAGCTCTCTTTTGTTAAATCTGAACGAAGATTACCTTCTTTGTCCAATAGTCCAAAAGATTTCAGAAAATCGTTTAAAGATTGATTCATATTTTACCATCCTATCAATATATTTTAGCGGCCTTGGGAGTGAGTGACTCGAGGAATTTTTTTCTATAAATATTTAAATTTTATGGTCAATTAACTAATTGAAAATTTTCATGTGATTCTTTTAATAAACCGAATATCTCGGATATACATGCTTTAAAAAAAATAATACTCAATGATTTTTTTTAATTTTTCTCTCAATATTCTATGAACGGCAACTATCTTTATATTTGATTGAATTTTTTCAGCAAACGAATATTTTTTTGAATGAGATATGTAATTAAAATGATCGTGTTTACTTCTTAGAGCAATTGATAAATTTAAAAAACGAGAAGTATCATCTTTTCTATGAGAATCTTGAATTTGGATAAAAAAGGCGGCGTCCGACAGTTTTATGGCATTATCAAAGTTTCGAAGCAAAGTCTTGGAGTTTAAGTCTTTAAATTGTCCAAGTACAAAAACTATTTTACCTTCTGTTTTATTCGATTCATATAATATTTTTTTTAAATCGTTCATAGATTTTTTGTAATTTGGAAAACCTTCAGCTACAGCATTCGTATATGAATTTCGATTAACTTCCATCAATCCATCAGAATTAAATGTATAAAATGAAATATTGAAAGCATTGAATCGAGATAAAAGTGTATTTTCTAATTCGCGTGAGATTTTCTTGGCCTCTTCTATCGCCAAGCCCATATCAATAGAATTATCAAGTATGAAATACAATCTTAAATTGTCAAAATCTTTGGTATTTAATCTAAAAAAATTTGAACATCCTTCAAAATGAGAAGGAAAAACTGGAAAATTTCCCGCAAAGATGCAAAAATTT is a window encoding:
- a CDS encoding quinone-dependent dihydroorotate dehydrogenase; protein product: MYSLLKKCLFQIDPEVAHNLIINLMGKFPKTSEVFCQNNIGEDEKYKCFGKNMSWPFPIGLAAGLDKNSKAVSFLSKLYFGAIEVGTVTPLAQPGNPMPRLFRYPDEQNLRNQMGFNNNGMEEMRQNILGQNRNNKALGINLGKNKVTSSEEAWRDYQKSYTFLKDQADYIVVNVSSPNTPGLRDLQTSKGLEDILKSIVDVREKDDPALFVKVSPDLNLQDLDSIIDLVNDFNIQGLIATNTTIMPEYGTGGMSGKILFPKSKKIRSHILKRIENMNLDLIGVGGFSSFEEIYDFWREGGTFVQIYSSFIFQGPKILSDIKKGIDSKILEYKVSSFQEFLQKLR
- a CDS encoding HAMP domain-containing histidine kinase is translated as MNQSLNDFLKSFGLLDKEGNLRSDLTKESLKKLYDSYASATEQVEKLNTILDHTPCTISWISTDMKYLGVNKTLADIVDMKPEDFIGKEVGFYTQNGNFKRFVQEVLDSEDVQLSEEADIEIRGELRKFWLVGVKYSEQNKILVISFDTTKLKNLENYITKSSRFASLGEMLADILHQVNNPLTVLMNITKSLERSIKTNEPQDRTIYTLMRMEKTISRVKQIVQGVKIYVRPVDNLDKEEHCISTILEDSILLSDSTLKNKDISVDAIFPFEEYTVKCHYGEFLQVFVSLLANSIDSISKEQPQRLIKIHFNDEGDFLDMFFSDTGSGIPEKIQDKIFDSFFTTKGNRSGRGIGLGLCKEILNSADSKLSLVKPIEGFNTTFKIRMPKKLS